The following nucleotide sequence is from Manis pentadactyla isolate mManPen7 chromosome 13, mManPen7.hap1, whole genome shotgun sequence.
gagtaagtatactagttggggtgagggttTATTAATGTACctagctgttgaatcactatgttgtatacttgaaaccaatagagtattgtatatgaactatacttcaataaaaacaatataaaaaatataagccAAAGATTAGAAAGAAGTCAAAGCATACTAAATATTCAAACTCTAAACAGTAGTGTGTTCTTTGTTACTATTTTCAACACTGGAGAAATACTCAGACTAACTACTTCTTCTCTTCTGCTCTTATCTCCTTTTCATTTTCAAGGCGAGGTAACCTCAAAAAGCACGTGAAAACAAACACTTTCTGAAGATAAGAAGAGAGTtgcaaaaaaaatcacttctgcATTTCTTCTTGGAGGGGGTCAAATTCTGGACTTAGATTTAAGTTCACATATGAGCTTTGCAACTGTTGTAACTGTGGATAGAGGATAAAGTAAAGTTGGTTGCTTGTTTTTAATGGTGTAGATGTCttaattttaaatgatattctttaaTTGATTTATTTAACTATGTTTCTCTATTGAAAGTTAAACAACACATCATGCTTTTATGTGTGAAAATGAattaagggaaacctcactgacatgtCACAAGGAGGCCTGCAGAAGAAACTCTCAGGTGCATCATGCCTTGTAAATAGCAGATCCCACTGCAAGAGTCGGGCACCATGCCTTTGCTACTTGCCCACCCAGGAGGAAGACCAAGGTTTCCACCTTCTTGCTGCCTgctacagcccagccaatgacaCTCTCAAAACTCAGCCACTAGGAAGCTACAGTGTGTGGGACAGCCACTCTACCTGACACCTTCAGTTTACTCCAATGGACTCTTTTTCTTAGAAACAGAGCTCCCAACTTGGCCATTCTCCTCTATAAAATAATGtttctctcctttgctctccATACATGCCTATAGTTCTGCTGTAGATTGCATGTCCCAGATTGCCATTCTCTGTAATTCCTAAATAAACTCTTTGTTTGTTGGTAAAATAACTGGCTgtcttatttttaaggttaacatatGTGACCCTCACGTTTGTGCATGATGTGTCATTGGCCCTGATGGGAAGAGAGGTCCTCCTGTTTGCTTTAATCTGACTTCTAGGTAGTCTCTGTTCCAGCTCAGGAGGCTATTAATTGAGctctgcttcctttttttttttttttgcctcagaACCTGTAAGGTGCTGAGGGCACTGTGGTTTTGTATATTTGCCAAATAGAGTTTTTAACTGCCCTTTCCTAGCCCCAGGGCCGCTCATCCTAAAATACTAAATTAGACTTCTCTAGAGCATTCTCCTAGGATTATCCTCAGGGTTTTTGTTGTTCCTATCACTTGAAAAATTCTACCTACTACTTTACTCTGACTGACTAGATTTTATAAGACCTTCAAACCATAAATCACCCTATACTTCCCAGGATGCCAGCTTTAAAAATTGTAGATCTAATTATCTTTATCAGTCTCTGTTGCTTGAACCACAATACTTAATACCCACTGAATTATACCAATGGTTTCTTACTCATTTTCTAGTCATACATTCCACCTTTATACTcatataaaatgcattttcttctAATAAGATTATAAACTTATTTAGAATAGATAGCAATGTCATAGTTTTACAGTTATATTGAATGCATTTTTGTTGAATTGAATTGGATTGCCTATTCATGCATATTTTGATGTTTAACCTTGCATATCTGCTATTACAGCAGAAAGCAAGAAAAGCCATTGGCCACACACATTTCATCTCAGAAAGTTTCTGGTCTTTAGAAAAAAGTTTGCCTTTATTATTCCAGTTTTTCTTTAACAACAAGAATTGATTTGGAGAATATAGTGATCCTTCTTAGGCTGTACTCAGCCATGTACATTAGAAACATCAAGTGTATCTAGCATCCTGTATCCAAAAACTTAGAAGAGCTCCCATTTAGATACTGGCTACATTCTCACAAGAAAGATCGACAGAACAGGCTTCAGGTCATCTTCTTGCAACCAGGTACCTGCCCCATCCCATCCTACTCCACATTCATACTCAACACTTCTGGAGAAAAATGTCGTAGCACATACATTCTTCTACCTTCTCATGTGAACTGTCTCATGAATATTCATGGGATCATTAAGGAGATCTAGTCTATGTTTGTGGAGCAAAGAAGCTTATTCTTGACATATCTATCTCAGTTTTACTAAACTGGAGTCTTAGGCAAACTCAGGCAGCTAGAGCCACTCATATGTGCAGTGCATATGTAGCAGCTCCCTCACATTATGGTGGAAGTTCAAGCTCATCTACTATTTTTGTCAAAGTAAAAGGTGAGATTAGAGAGTATATGCAAAAGCCGCTTACTTCCTTAAACTTTAGTTTCCCCACAGTTACATAGGAAAAATAACATCTACCTCACGTAATTGTTGTCCCGGTCAAATCACATGGTTTGCATGAAGGCTATTTGTGACCTATAAAAAGTTGCATGGGCATTGACTCAGGAATTAGAAGCAATAATACTCATGTAGATTAATGCCACAGAGAAACAGAGTGTTCGTAtggatattttacttattttggatattttctGCAAGAATGCCATTCTTGCTGAGTTGCATTGATTGATTTCTATTGAAattgaaagaagaaatatggaaaatCATGTTGGAAAGCCAGCAATATGGTGTTCTTCAGGGTTTCCACCTCTGTACCTAGGAGTCTTCTGTGCTCTGCATAAATCCTACTATCTCTTTCTGTCTTAAATCTCCCTAATTATCTGGTGTCTCATATGATGCCCCGTATTTTAATGTCTACTGCATGCCTGCAATGCATGGAGTCAGTGAAGCCGAACATCCTTGCGCCCTCCCAGCCTCCATAGCGCTGCCTTCATCTCCTTGTTGCGGAGTGTGTAGATGACGGGATTGAGCAAGGGAGTGATGACAGTATAGAAGACAGCTACCAATCCATCCAGGGGTTCCTGTGAGCCAGGACGAAGGTAAATGAAGGTGCAGGGCACGTAGTAAACCATGACAACAGTGAGGTGGGCGGCACAGGTCGAGGAGGCATTGCGGCGCCCATCGGCAGACTGGATTCGCAGGATGGCAGCCACTATGTAACCATAAGAAGTGAGGATAAGCACAAAACAGGTGAGGGCCAGGAATCCAATGTCCACAAAGGTGACCAGCTCATTGATGGTGGTGTCAGCACAGGCTAGACGTAGCATGGCAGGAATGTCACAGAAGAAGTAGTCTACCCGGTTGGGACCACAAAAGGGCAGACGAAACATGAAGCTTGTTTGGAAAAGTGAATGGAGGGTGCCTCCCAGCCAGGTGCCAACAGCCAGGTAGTTACACATGCTATGGGTCATGATGGTGGCATAATGCAAGGGCTTACAAATGGCCAGGAAACGATCATAAGCCATGAGCGTGTAGAGGAAGCATTCAGTGCAgccaagaaaatggaaagaaaaaagttggatTACACAGCCACCAAAGGAGATAACCCTACTATCCAAGAGAAAGCCAGACAGCATCTTGGGGACAATGGCAGAGGAAATGGTCATGTCCAAGAAGGAGAGGTGACATAGGAACCAGTACATGGGGCGGTGGAGCCGGCTGTCCACCAGCACCGTGAGGATGATGAGCCCATTGCCGGAGACAGTGAGGGCATAGATGACGAGAAAGGCTAGGAAGAGCGGCACGCCCAGCTGCGGTGGGTGGTGCAGGCCCACCAAAACGAAGTGAGACACTGAAGTCTGATTTCCACTTTGCATTTCCTGGCTGTTCACGTCTTTCAAAAGAAGCAGCAGAAGGGAAAGCTCAATGCTCGTTCCGTTCTCTAGGCATGGGACATGTATTCTGGGTCATTCCCAAACATGGAAAGAAAAGGATCTCAGAAAGATAGGTGTGCTCTTGGTCTGGCTCCTGTTCTTAATCATGCTTTCTCCCCGCACTCCCCACAACTCCTGGTTCTGAGATCCTGCTTAGTTTCAGGGGCCATTGTTCTCTCCACGGTTAAAACCCGTGCAACGGATTATGTGTGTATAAATGAGCCTAAAACCTAAAGCAATCTGAAAAAAATGGctgttctgttgttttcttcaCTTGAGCTCTCATCTATGTAACAGAGTTAGGTGACAGCTTATTTGTTAAGAACATGAGAGTTGGATCTGTATTTCCTAATGTAAGTGTGTCCAATAACAATCtgtgtagattaaaaaaaaattcactgtccAGACTGCACACCaaacatgaaatattcagaatctTTGAAGTTGTAGCTAGAAATATCTATTTTCATAAATTCTATTTCAATAATACAGATGCCACTTTAAACCTTTCAGGATAGCAAAGTGATATAAAAATCTCAGCCTCAGGGCACCTGTTGTCatctcttctctctgcttctggtTAAGGACAGTCcatttgtccatccatccatcagccTGTCCATTTGTCCATTCAGTAAGGTAGCATTTTTGTATCTTAAGAACATGGTCTTTGAAGTCAGACTGGATTTAAAAATCCTAGCTCTTCCACTTCCACTCATTGGTATTTTGGAAAAACCATTTCACCTTTCTTTGCTTCCTTCTGTAAGTCGAGACCATCATACTGCCTCCTTCATGGGATTGTtgcaaggattaaacaatttgcaaACTCACagtagcactcaataaatattagctattattttctGTCAACTATGTGTGGTGGTCCTGTGTTATTAGGCAAATTCAGTCATTGTGTTTATGCTTCAGGTCTGAAGTGAACCTGTCACTTCCAGTGAGCTGGCTAATTGCAGATTTGAGCCCTTCAAATTTGAAGCAGCATCACAAAGAGCCTCTTCTCCCAGAACCATCGGTGACTGTCATTAGCTGcagtgaaagaaagaaaccagGGAAGCGGCTAGCGGGTACCAGAGCTCTTCCAGACTCTGAGGGGGCAGGTGAGGTGCATCCTTCCTTCCACCAATCTTTGCTCTGTTAGTCTGTTTACCAACTGAAGGCAAACATCCATAGTAGTGTAGCCCTTTCCTGAGGGCTCAGGGGCCACCTAGGATCATTCGGAAGGTTTCAGAGGGTGTGGATTGAAATTTGGTTTCCAGCTGGACTGCCAGTGGGCAAAAGAACCAAGGTTGCAGCTATGACTGCCTTCTGGCtccttcctgtcttccttctACACCACCAATCACATATAGCTAGAATCTTACTCCTTTCCATCTTCTTCAGTGCCACAGAGACCACTTTCATCAGTGAAAACAGCTTTTTTGGGGGACTGAGCAATTTCCAGGGttatgtgactttctttgttaaaCCTAGGAGACTTCAGGGCAAACTGACAGGTGGTCACCCAATGTAAAGGTCTATACCACATAGAAGGTAAATAATCTCTCAACAGGCAGTACAGAATCTATTCTGAAACAATTCCAGAGGAAATTCTTAGAGATTTCCTACACACTTCCTTGATTACCAACTGTTTTGGTACTAAAGGGCTCAAGGGGAAAGTTCAGACTTACTGGCATGACTTATAGGAACAGAGAGCCTCACTACCTGGTGTCTGCCTAAGGCTCTAGCCTCCTCTGTCTGAGCTCCATCCCACAAATTCATGCTGTAACCGAACATTCTTTCTTGCCTCCTTATATTAGACCCTTAATGTAGAATAGCTTTATTCTGATGCCTGAACATTTTCTTCTAATCTTTCGAGATCCCATTCACATGTGATCTACTGAATAaagcctttcttctctttctccccaaTGGTCATTCATTCCTGGTAGCCTCCAAAGGACCTCGTTCATATTTCCATGACAGGCTTACTAAGATGTTGCAGTTCACCCCTCTATGTGCCTGATTTCTCCCATTAGACTGTGAACTCCTACAGGGACtttgtctcatttttcttctcaTCCCAAGTTTGCAGCACACATTTCGCAGAAAGATGCTTAACTCTTACTGAATAAACACAGTCTCTTCTCTCTGGATGTCCCTAATATATAGTCACTGAATTCAGAAAAATACGAGTTAGGTCTTATAATCTAGATCCCCAAATTGTAAGAATTCCAACACTGAGGCTGTCACTATTTACTAGTTATAGTATTTTGAACAAATCTGTTAATATTGCTAGTCTCAGGTctcaactgtaaaaaaaaaacaacaagagagagaaagagaggagactTGGTATAGATTCCCACTGAAAAAGAAATAGCAATCTCTTTTGCATCTGTAGCAGctcacattttaaattttatttttacacacAGAAAATTAGTTTTCCTCCTGGGCCCAGTCCAtttctgtattatatatatttttgtcttgTCTTCCGGCTGCCTTGAAATCtgtcctcatttatttttataatttattgttCTCTCTGCATAGAAATAGTCATTTTTCCCCCtgggaagacagaaaaatacCCCTAGTTTACCCTTTAAGAACTAAATCTATGTCAGTGATGTGGCATATATAATGTAGTAGGGCCACATTGTATAATCAACATATGGCATATTCATCTGTGTAATAGTAAAGGAAGCAGTTTCCACAAGCAATTTGGGGGAATGGACATTAGTACCCATATATAAGCTTTATCTGCCTGATGCAAACCCTGTAGGAACTGAACCAGGCTTAAGATTAGACCTGAAACTCACCTGGGTCAAAAAACTAAGAGGTCAATTGGCCTTTGGTGAGCAGAGTATAAAGGTCCTCCCTCCTCACCTTTTATCTGTAAAGCATAACGCTATCAGGAGATCTGGGCTGCGTTCTCTGTCCCCAGTGGCCCTAACATACTTTTAATGAATATATATCTCAAAAGAATTTGCATTACTACACCTCTGCCTTCCTTATGGAGTCTTCTCTGCTGATGGCCACTACCTGGATGGGAATCTGCCGTGAGGCCATGGTCTGCCGCGTGCCTCAGATTCCTCTTGCTCTTTGCTGTTTCTGGCGGAGGCCCCCTTTTGAGCTGGACAGGTTCCCTGGTCCCCTCCTCTGACAAGCCCCTTCTTGATTTTGTATCTATTCTCTTTCTGTACACTTCTTTGGGCTCCCTCTTCTTAACCTTTTTGAGTGTTGGCAGTGATGTCCCTGGACTTTGACATCCAGGGTCCCCATTTCTGGCAAGCAGTTTCTTTGTTCCTATGGtcccagtggggtgggggtggaggattGACATCACTTCTGCTTTGTCCTTTAGGGGCAATTAACTTGATTGAAAGTGAGTAGCAGTGGGCTTCGTTAACAGCAAAACATAAACCTTGTCTATTTTAGGAAGTTCCCTTAGTTCCTAGTAGTGTTCCTGTAGCATAAGATCCTGCTTAGAGTGTACAGATCAGGAGTTAGGAAGGGTTAGATCCTCCATTTCTCTGGGTTtccatttcctcacctataaattgGATGTAACACCAGCCTTACCTACTTACCCCACAAAAGCATGGGGATGGAATTGGAAAGAAATTTAAAGCCAAAAATGCCACATGAGTGCCTTTGTTAATTACTTAAAAATTGCCATTTGACTTTAACTTGGATTTAAAGAGTAAATTACTAGGACATGGCACCAGAATAGGCAAAACTATTTGAGGCAGAATTGTCTAGATAATCCAGTATGTAAGTAGGAGAGTAAGCTAGACGGAGTGCAACACATTTGACCATCCCTTCAAAGTCAAGCACACTTAGACCAGATCTTGGAGGCTCTTTGAAGAAATCATATAAAACATATCCCActtcacacttttaaaaaattgagttctAAAGAGAATAGGGACTTTTCCAAATGTGAAAACTGCCTAGTTAGTGGATGTAACTCTTGGGGGAAAATACATTTCCAGCCagaggcaaattacctttgaagccaaaatcagtcaaagggagaaataaagtgggagaaacccatttacaagcagtcgtc
It contains:
- the LOC118934669 gene encoding olfactory receptor 10G6 — protein: MQSGNQTSVSHFVLVGLHHPPQLGVPLFLAFLVIYALTVSGNGLIILTVLVDSRLHRPMYWFLCHLSFLDMTISSAIVPKMLSGFLLDSRVISFGGCVIQLFSFHFLGCTECFLYTLMAYDRFLAICKPLHYATIMTHSMCNYLAVGTWLGGTLHSLFQTSFMFRLPFCGPNRVDYFFCDIPAMLRLACADTTINELVTFVDIGFLALTCFVLILTSYGYIVAAILRIQSADGRRNASSTCAAHLTVVMVYYVPCTFIYLRPGSQEPLDGLVAVFYTVITPLLNPVIYTLRNKEMKAALWRLGGRKDVRLH